A single genomic interval of Sinorhizobium meliloti harbors:
- a CDS encoding tyrosine-type recombinase/integrase, with product MRRTNDLAVLIERWFTDRLMKHRGVSSNTIASYRDTFRLLFAFAQTRLGRSPSQLTLRDLDAPFIGAFLEDLETKRSASVRTRNLRLTAIRSFFRYAAFEEPAHSAHIQRVLAIPSKRCDKRQLQFLTRPEIEAILDCTDRSTWLGRRDHTLLLLAAQTGLRVSEIIDLDRDSVMLGQGAHVQCVGKGRKERSTPLTKVAQQALRRWLKEPGKRGATALFPNMYGGRLSADGVQALLNKYVAKAREHCVSLRSKRVSPHVLRHSAAMELLQAGVDCSVIALWLGHEAMETTLTYLHAHLELKESALAKLKPYERAKAERFRPSDRLLEFLNAL from the coding sequence ATGAGACGCACGAACGACCTGGCCGTGCTGATCGAGCGGTGGTTCACAGATCGGCTCATGAAGCATCGAGGTGTAAGTTCCAACACCATTGCCTCCTATCGCGACACCTTCAGGCTCCTGTTTGCGTTCGCACAGACGCGCCTTGGGAGATCCCCATCTCAGTTGACACTGCGGGATTTGGACGCTCCTTTCATCGGCGCATTCCTGGAGGATCTTGAGACGAAGAGATCCGCCTCGGTGAGGACCCGGAATCTCCGCCTCACAGCCATTCGATCTTTCTTCCGATATGCGGCGTTCGAGGAGCCGGCACATAGCGCCCATATTCAGCGTGTGCTCGCGATCCCCAGCAAGCGATGTGACAAGCGGCAGCTTCAGTTTCTAACCAGGCCCGAGATTGAAGCGATCCTGGACTGCACGGATCGAAGCACGTGGCTGGGGCGCCGCGACCACACTCTGCTATTGCTGGCTGCGCAAACGGGGCTGCGGGTCTCCGAGATCATCGATCTTGACCGAGACTCGGTAATGCTGGGCCAGGGCGCGCATGTGCAATGCGTCGGCAAGGGCCGCAAAGAGCGAAGTACGCCGCTCACCAAGGTTGCACAGCAAGCCCTCCGGCGTTGGCTCAAGGAACCAGGGAAGCGAGGCGCAACGGCTCTCTTTCCGAATATGTACGGTGGCAGGCTCAGCGCCGACGGTGTGCAGGCACTTCTGAACAAATATGTCGCCAAAGCGCGCGAGCACTGCGTCTCGCTTCGCTCAAAGCGGGTATCGCCCCATGTCTTGCGGCACAGCGCTGCCATGGAGTTGCTACAGGCGGGCGTCGACTGCTCGGTCATTGCCCTGTGGCTGGGCCATGAGGCGATGGAAACGACGCTGACCTATCTTCATGCACATCTTGAACTGAAGGAATCCGCGCTCGCAAAGCTGAAGCCGTACGAACGCGCCAAGGCCGAGCGATTTCGACCAAGCGACCGGCTTCTGGAATTCCTGAATGCCCTCTGA
- a CDS encoding carbonic anhydrase: MERRDFLRGLALLAACPLCVRTAYAAEGVHWGYEGEEGPEHWGTLSPENSACSAGSQQSPIDIRGAIKAEIPNLATDWRRGGTILNNGHTIQVKAAGGTLRRGDKTFDLVQYHFHAPSEHLVDGKNFPMEAHFVHKNAETGALGVLGVFFVPGAANPTFASLAAKFPQNAGEETQLDDVDPKGLLPTSLRYWSYEGSLTTPPCSEIVDWMVAMEPIEVDPADIKKFTGLYSMNARPALSGNRRYVLTSS; the protein is encoded by the coding sequence ATGGAAAGGCGTGATTTCCTCAGGGGCCTGGCCTTGCTTGCGGCCTGCCCGCTCTGCGTCAGGACGGCATACGCGGCCGAGGGCGTGCACTGGGGCTATGAAGGCGAAGAGGGGCCTGAGCATTGGGGTACCTTGAGCCCTGAGAACAGTGCTTGTTCGGCCGGCTCACAGCAATCACCGATCGACATCCGGGGCGCGATCAAGGCCGAAATCCCCAATCTGGCGACGGACTGGAGGCGCGGCGGCACGATCCTCAACAATGGCCATACGATCCAGGTGAAGGCCGCTGGCGGTACGCTTCGCCGCGGCGACAAGACCTTTGATCTTGTGCAATATCACTTCCACGCGCCGAGCGAGCATCTTGTCGACGGCAAGAATTTCCCGATGGAAGCGCATTTCGTTCACAAGAATGCGGAGACCGGCGCGCTCGGCGTTCTCGGCGTTTTCTTTGTCCCCGGCGCGGCCAACCCGACCTTCGCGAGCCTCGCGGCGAAGTTCCCGCAGAACGCCGGCGAAGAAACCCAACTCGATGACGTCGACCCGAAAGGCCTCTTGCCCACCTCGCTGAGGTATTGGAGCTATGAGGGATCGCTCACCACCCCTCCTTGCAGCGAGATCGTCGACTGGATGGTCGCGATGGAACCGATCGAGGTCGATCCGGCCGACATCAAGAAGTTCACCGGGCTTTATTCAATGAACGCACGGCCGGCGCTTTCCGGCAACCGTCGCTACGTTTTGACCTCCAGTTAA
- the tnpB gene encoding IS66 family insertion sequence element accessory protein TnpB (TnpB, as the term is used for proteins encoded by IS66 family insertion elements, is considered an accessory protein, since TnpC, encoded by a neighboring gene, is a DDE family transposase.), translating into MIPSGVKVFLASHPVDFRKGPDSLLSLVRDAGSDPFNGALYVFRAKRADRVKIVWWDGSGVCLYAKRLEKSQFCWPRIGHNRVQLNHAQLLALIDGMDWKRVRVVPVKPPEIVG; encoded by the coding sequence ATGATCCCCTCCGGCGTGAAGGTGTTCCTCGCCAGTCATCCGGTCGACTTCCGCAAGGGCCCGGACAGCTTGCTGTCGCTGGTGCGCGACGCCGGCAGTGATCCATTCAACGGTGCGCTATATGTCTTCCGGGCCAAACGAGCGGACAGAGTGAAGATCGTCTGGTGGGACGGCTCCGGCGTCTGCCTTTATGCCAAGCGGTTGGAAAAATCGCAGTTCTGCTGGCCGCGGATCGGTCATAACCGGGTTCAGCTCAACCATGCCCAGCTTCTGGCGCTCATCGATGGCATGGACTGGAAGCGGGTTCGCGTCGTCCCGGTGAAGCCGCCGGAGATTGTTGGGTAA
- a CDS encoding recombinase family protein, with protein sequence MSSVAEQQLFPAALCRCAMDPLCNRCNDRKKTNKISFPPAQFSAQLRNSKSEIAQRCRMGVKVGYARVSTVEQNLDMQHRALKTAGCTKIFTDKISGGAVIKPGLEEALRYLRAGDTLCIWRLDRLSRSLHDLLALAERLDKAAIGLHSITELIDTSTPNGRLFFSIAGAFAQFERDVIQQRTLEGLAAARAAGKKAGPKFKVTDDQWGEIRPRIANGKISIGKAAKLLGVNKSTVSRRFNAGQP encoded by the coding sequence ATGTCTTCGGTGGCAGAACAACAACTGTTCCCAGCGGCCTTGTGCCGTTGCGCAATGGATCCATTATGCAACCGTTGCAATGACCGCAAAAAAACCAACAAAATCAGTTTCCCGCCGGCGCAATTTTCGGCACAGTTGCGTAATTCAAAGAGTGAAATTGCGCAACGGTGCCGAATGGGCGTAAAAGTCGGATACGCTAGGGTTTCGACCGTCGAACAGAACCTCGACATGCAACACCGCGCCCTGAAAACCGCGGGGTGCACGAAGATATTCACCGACAAGATCAGTGGCGGCGCGGTCATCAAGCCCGGCCTCGAGGAGGCGCTGCGCTACCTCCGTGCTGGCGATACGCTCTGCATCTGGCGTCTCGACCGGCTGTCGCGATCGCTGCACGATCTGTTAGCGCTCGCTGAACGCCTGGACAAGGCCGCCATCGGCCTCCATTCGATCACCGAATTGATCGACACCAGCACGCCCAACGGGCGACTGTTCTTTTCGATCGCCGGTGCCTTCGCTCAGTTCGAGCGCGATGTCATCCAGCAGAGGACCCTAGAAGGTCTGGCGGCCGCCCGTGCGGCAGGAAAGAAGGCAGGACCAAAATTTAAGGTGACGGACGACCAATGGGGGGAGATCCGCCCGAGGATCGCTAACGGCAAGATCAGCATCGGCAAGGCAGCGAAGCTTCTCGGCGTCAACAAATCCACGGTCAGCCGTCGATTCAACGCAGGCCAACCGTAA
- a CDS encoding tyrosine-type recombinase/integrase, whose product MSRLRTALNRYVGMRQGLGYKYDGPARRLSEFVVFMEARGAETITTDLAMEWVTSMGRQPSWSIRLADVRCFAQHLAHFDPLTEVPPSDAVPPARRIRPYIYSDIEIQALLAAALSLPPANALRRWTYHCLFGLIAVAGLRHSEALGLLRADVDLDQGILTIRETKFGKSRLVPLHATTIAVLSDYAARREAHLGTPRSPYFFVAEQGGRLLHQYVHRVFWRLSRQIGLRQEGNRDGPRIHDLRHRFAVQTLINWHRAGEDVERELPVLSTFLGHANVRDTYWYLSAAPELMNHAVRRLDKRWEVRS is encoded by the coding sequence ATGAGCCGGCTTCGCACTGCGCTCAACCGCTATGTCGGCATGCGCCAAGGGCTGGGATACAAATATGACGGTCCGGCACGACGGTTGTCGGAGTTCGTCGTTTTCATGGAGGCCCGCGGCGCCGAGACCATCACGACTGATCTGGCAATGGAGTGGGTGACGTCGATGGGCCGGCAGCCGAGTTGGTCCATCCGCCTGGCTGATGTGCGCTGTTTTGCCCAGCACCTCGCTCATTTCGATCCTCTGACGGAAGTGCCACCAAGCGACGCTGTGCCGCCGGCGCGGCGAATAAGGCCATACATCTATAGCGACATTGAGATTCAGGCGCTTCTGGCGGCGGCCCTGTCGCTGCCGCCGGCCAACGCCCTTCGACGCTGGACATATCACTGTCTGTTCGGACTGATAGCTGTCGCTGGACTGCGCCATTCCGAAGCGCTCGGCCTGCTCCGGGCCGACGTCGATCTCGACCAGGGCATTCTCACCATCCGAGAGACAAAGTTCGGCAAGTCACGGCTGGTGCCGCTGCATGCGACGACAATCGCTGTCCTTTCAGACTATGCCGCCCGACGCGAGGCACACCTTGGTACGCCGCGGAGTCCCTATTTTTTCGTCGCCGAACAGGGCGGCAGATTGCTGCATCAATACGTGCACCGCGTGTTCTGGCGACTATCCCGGCAAATCGGATTACGGCAGGAGGGGAATCGCGATGGCCCGCGGATTCATGATCTTCGTCACCGTTTCGCCGTCCAGACCCTGATCAACTGGCATCGCGCTGGCGAAGATGTGGAACGCGAGCTGCCGGTTCTCTCGACCTTCCTCGGCCATGCCAATGTTCGCGACACCTACTGGTACCTGTCCGCCGCGCCAGAACTGATGAACCATGCCGTACGGCGATTGGATAAGCGCTGGGAGGTTCGGTCATGA
- a CDS encoding TA system VapC family ribonuclease toxin has translation MTFLLDVNVLIALIDPGHVAHDDAHEWFAATGQTAWATCPITENGVIRIVGNPKYPNSPGSPSLVMEIVGKLRSLPGHSFWPDDVSLVGSGDIAPTKILTSGQVTDTYLLALAKARGGQLATFDRKLSAAAVTRGNSALHLITTNRS, from the coding sequence GTGACTTTCCTTCTTGACGTCAATGTGCTGATTGCCTTAATCGATCCGGGCCATGTTGCCCATGACGATGCGCACGAATGGTTCGCGGCGACGGGTCAGACCGCGTGGGCTACCTGCCCCATTACCGAAAACGGCGTCATCCGGATTGTCGGCAACCCCAAATATCCGAATTCTCCCGGTTCACCGTCACTCGTGATGGAGATTGTCGGCAAACTGCGGTCGCTCCCCGGTCACAGTTTTTGGCCGGACGATGTGAGCCTTGTCGGGTCAGGTGATATCGCTCCCACGAAAATCCTAACCTCGGGGCAGGTAACTGACACCTATCTCCTTGCGCTCGCCAAGGCGCGCGGGGGGCAACTGGCGACATTCGATCGCAAGCTCTCAGCAGCGGCGGTCACGAGGGGTAATTCTGCCTTGCACCTGATCACTACAAATAGGTCGTGA
- a CDS encoding site-specific integrase — protein sequence MNASDYLKRSALYRKLVYGPYREFARVYAAKMSNEGLGRRCTWRSLSLFRDLMDWHVGNGHDPQDLGEVHVDRFLEHRFKHWSPDTGDRSALRRLLSALREEGLIPAALPVKRTEHEQIVDEFAAYLSNERGLAASTVRSHKLLSHRFLREVCPAGADGFAALTPESIIGYVERHALDGSADSGKAMCVVVRAFLRYLHLKGFISTALADCVPSIRRWRLAGLPTFLPPEKVQKVLDACDRTTAMGHRDYAVLMILAKLGLRASEVATLNLDDIDWQAGTILVHGKGRRQAIMPLRHDVGKAIVAYIRHGRPASACRRLFLRTLAPHVGFASGCAITMIAKQALERAGVDGYAHHGAHLFRHSLATDLLRSGASFAEIGQLLRHRSIDSTRIYAKLDIDKLRELSLPWPGGVQ from the coding sequence ATGAACGCAAGTGACTATTTGAAGCGCAGCGCCCTGTATCGGAAGCTGGTCTACGGTCCGTATCGGGAGTTTGCGCGCGTTTACGCCGCCAAGATGTCAAACGAAGGCTTGGGTAGGCGATGCACCTGGCGCTCGCTGAGCCTGTTTCGAGACCTGATGGACTGGCATGTTGGCAATGGACATGATCCGCAGGATTTAGGAGAAGTTCATGTCGATCGTTTTCTTGAGCATCGTTTCAAACACTGGAGCCCCGACACGGGCGACCGATCGGCGCTCCGACGCTTGCTTTCTGCGCTACGGGAAGAGGGCTTAATACCAGCCGCCCTCCCGGTTAAGCGCACTGAGCACGAGCAGATCGTCGATGAATTCGCGGCATATCTGTCGAATGAGAGAGGGCTCGCCGCCTCGACGGTGCGAAGCCACAAGCTGCTGTCACATCGATTTCTGCGGGAGGTCTGTCCTGCCGGCGCAGATGGGTTTGCAGCGCTCACCCCGGAGAGCATCATCGGTTATGTCGAGCGACATGCGCTCGACGGCTCCGCCGACAGTGGCAAAGCCATGTGCGTGGTGGTACGCGCCTTCCTGCGCTATTTGCATTTGAAGGGCTTTATTTCGACGGCGTTGGCCGATTGCGTGCCGTCCATCCGCCGCTGGCGACTTGCCGGCCTTCCAACATTCCTGCCACCAGAGAAGGTCCAGAAGGTTCTCGACGCCTGTGATCGGACGACGGCAATGGGTCATCGGGACTATGCGGTTCTGATGATCCTGGCCAAGCTCGGTTTGCGCGCCAGCGAAGTTGCCACCCTCAATCTTGACGACATCGACTGGCAGGCGGGCACGATCCTCGTGCACGGTAAGGGGCGGCGGCAGGCGATTATGCCGCTACGTCACGACGTCGGAAAAGCTATCGTGGCTTATATCCGGCATGGGCGGCCCGCTTCAGCGTGTCGGCGACTTTTCTTGCGAACACTTGCCCCACACGTCGGCTTTGCCTCCGGCTGCGCCATCACGATGATCGCCAAGCAAGCTCTCGAACGGGCAGGAGTTGATGGCTATGCGCATCACGGCGCCCATCTTTTCCGCCACAGCCTCGCGACCGACCTTTTGCGGTCGGGCGCCAGCTTCGCCGAGATCGGCCAACTGCTCCGCCATCGAAGCATCGACAGTACAAGGATCTATGCCAAGCTCGATATCGACAAGCTGCGTGAACTGAGCCTGCCCTGGCCGGGAGGTGTCCAATGA
- a CDS encoding CopG family transcriptional regulator codes for MVSSIPVQHLSEWGVLERAGRNAVSLRRPRSSGERNGIPLLSPQPDAPPVTLEIVNALRDELP; via the coding sequence ATGGTGTCCTCGATACCTGTCCAACACCTGTCAGAATGGGGCGTTCTAGAAAGGGCTGGTCGAAACGCCGTCTCTTTGCGCAGACCGCGCAGCAGCGGCGAGCGCAATGGAATTCCTCTCCTATCACCTCAGCCGGATGCTCCGCCAGTGACGCTCGAGATCGTCAACGCCTTGCGTGACGAACTGCCGTGA
- a CDS encoding transposase, which translates to MIEAVAERLEGAPRQLRRRWSDEFKARAVAEALEPGASVSAIAHRLGIHPSQLFGWRRAVLDARKVSTEPARCEIAAASTGEAVIEVVIGDIVVRAGADVDEVHLQRVIRAVRSA; encoded by the coding sequence ATGATCGAAGCCGTTGCCGAGCGCCTTGAGGGTGCGCCGCGGCAGCTTCGCCGACGCTGGTCGGATGAGTTCAAGGCACGGGCGGTGGCGGAGGCATTGGAGCCAGGCGCGAGCGTCTCGGCGATTGCGCATCGGCTCGGCATTCACCCGTCGCAGCTCTTTGGCTGGCGTCGTGCGGTCTTAGACGCTCGGAAGGTTTCCACGGAACCGGCGCGTTGTGAGATAGCCGCGGCGTCTACTGGCGAAGCGGTGATCGAGGTTGTCATTGGCGACATTGTCGTGCGCGCCGGCGCAGACGTCGACGAGGTGCACTTGCAGCGGGTGATCCGCGCGGTCCGTTCGGCATGA
- a CDS encoding heme-binding protein: MVDKSKPDRRTRRFSEVVPPQPTPFIKLTNRGVPPTSALGPLEDLIGVWIGQGTGWNMIALPFHNAPSPPAGFKFRILMNQYNEELKFTFVDDDVPNRGLLRPSQSDFDQFVVTLDYQQKIAQVFAEDRPDSGGLAGVDGLPIHHEPGLWLYEKNRRSKDDQIKGDQVTEVELDIARLASIPHGNSVLALGRSEVHNGMPPIPSLSGLPSGRFEDVTTPDYDFRDPSNPDPYLEPYRHYISNPFMGNVTASGFPGFSPADMNEILRFANQGVNIVRTTTLTVDSTRRSAGISNVPFSVREAEPVSMKSTFWIQELAEKDENGNPRLRLQYSQVVMLHFFRPREDEFPERAVWPHISIATLEKMPADYTLVES, translated from the coding sequence ATGGTTGACAAAAGCAAGCCAGATCGGAGGACTCGTAGGTTTTCAGAGGTAGTTCCGCCTCAGCCAACACCATTCATCAAATTGACTAACCGGGGTGTTCCGCCAACTTCGGCACTTGGACCGCTCGAAGACCTGATAGGCGTCTGGATCGGACAAGGCACCGGCTGGAACATGATTGCTCTGCCGTTTCACAACGCTCCCTCCCCGCCTGCAGGTTTCAAATTCCGCATACTGATGAATCAGTACAACGAAGAACTCAAGTTTACATTCGTTGACGATGATGTCCCGAACAGAGGTCTCTTGAGGCCTAGTCAGTCCGATTTTGATCAATTCGTGGTCACACTCGATTACCAACAAAAAATCGCGCAAGTTTTCGCGGAGGACAGGCCGGATAGCGGCGGCCTTGCAGGAGTCGACGGACTACCGATTCACCACGAACCTGGTTTGTGGCTCTACGAGAAGAACCGCCGGTCCAAGGACGACCAAATTAAGGGAGATCAAGTGACAGAGGTAGAGCTCGACATCGCTCGCTTGGCTTCTATCCCGCACGGCAATTCTGTCCTCGCCCTTGGCAGGTCGGAGGTGCATAACGGGATGCCACCGATCCCATCGTTGAGCGGCTTGCCATCGGGCCGATTCGAAGACGTCACGACCCCCGATTATGACTTTAGGGATCCTTCAAATCCGGACCCATACCTGGAACCCTATCGCCATTACATCAGCAATCCGTTCATGGGGAACGTCACAGCCAGCGGGTTTCCTGGGTTTAGCCCGGCTGACATGAACGAGATCCTCCGGTTTGCAAATCAGGGCGTGAACATTGTTCGAACGACCACGCTCACCGTCGACTCGACTCGGAGGAGCGCCGGAATTTCAAACGTCCCGTTCTCAGTCCGCGAGGCGGAGCCGGTGAGCATGAAGTCCACATTTTGGATTCAAGAACTCGCCGAGAAGGACGAAAACGGGAATCCAAGGTTGCGGCTACAATATTCACAGGTCGTCATGCTGCACTTCTTCCGCCCGCGCGAAGATGAGTTTCCTGAACGTGCTGTCTGGCCACATATCAGCATCGCAACCTTGGAAAAAATGCCGGCCGACTACACACTCGTTGAGAGCTAG
- the pyc gene encoding pyruvate carboxylase, with protein MRINKLLCANRSEIAIRVFRAANELGLKTVAIWAEEDKLALHRFKADESYQVGRGPHLPRDLGPIESYLSIDEVIRVAKLSGADAIHPGYGLLSESPEFAEACAQNGITFIGPKPETMRQLGNKVAARNLAISIGVPVVPATEPLPDDPEEIKRLAEEIGYPVMLKASWGGGGRGMRAIRDPKDLIREVTEAKREAKAAFGKDEVYLEKLVERARHVESQVLGDTHGNVVHLFERDCSIQRRNQKVVERAPAPYLDDAQRQELADYSLKIARATNYIGAGTVEYLMDSDTGKFYFIEVNPRIQVEHTVTEVVTGIDIVKAQIHILDGFAIGAPESGVPRQEDIRLNGHALQCRITTEDPEQNFIPDYGRITAYRGATGFGIRLDGGTAYSGAVITRYYDPLLEKVTAWAPNPGEAIQRMIRALREFRIRGVATNLTFLEAIISHPKFQDNSYTTRFIDTTPELFQQVKRQDRATKLLTYLADVTVNGHPEVKGRPKPSDDIAAPVVPFIGGEVKPGTKQRLDQLGPKKFAEWVKTQPEVLITDTTMRDGHQSLLATRMRTYDIARIAGTYARALPSLFSLECWGGATFDVSMRFLTEDPWERLAMVREGAPNLLLQMLLRGANGVGYKNYPDNVVKYFVRQAAKGGIDVFRVFDCLNWVENMRVAMDAVAEEDRICEAAICYTGDILNSARPKYDLKYYTALAAELEKAGAHIIAVKDMAGLLKPAAARVLFKALKEATDLPIHFHTHDTSGIAAATVLAAVESGVDIVDAAMDALSGNTSQPCLGSIVEALSGSERDPGLDPEWIRRISFYWEAVRHQYAAFESDLKGPASEVYLHEMPGGQFTNLKEQARSLGLETRWHEVAQAYADANRMFGDIVKVTPSSKVVGDMALMMVSQDLTVADVENPGKDIAFPESVVSMLKGDLGQPPGGWPEALQKKALKGEEPYDARPGSLLEDADLDAERKGIEEKLGREVTDFEFASYLMYPKVFTDYAVACETYGPVSVLPTPAYFYGMAPGEELFADIEKGKTLVILNQAQGEIDEKGMVKMFFELNGQPRSIKVPDRAHGASAAIRRKAESGNAAHLGAPMPGVISTVAVVTGQPVKAGDVLLSIEAMKMETALHAEKDGVVAEVLVRAGDQIDAKDLLVVFGV; from the coding sequence TTGCGGATCAACAAGTTATTGTGCGCCAACCGTTCCGAAATCGCCATCCGCGTCTTCCGCGCGGCCAATGAGCTGGGGCTTAAAACGGTCGCGATATGGGCTGAGGAGGATAAGCTGGCGCTGCACCGCTTCAAGGCGGACGAGAGTTATCAGGTCGGGCGCGGGCCGCACCTTCCCCGCGACCTCGGCCCGATCGAGAGCTACCTGTCGATCGACGAGGTGATCCGCGTCGCCAAGCTGTCCGGCGCCGACGCCATACACCCGGGCTATGGCCTGCTCTCCGAAAGCCCGGAATTCGCCGAAGCCTGCGCTCAGAACGGCATCACCTTCATCGGCCCCAAGCCGGAGACGATGCGCCAGCTCGGTAACAAGGTCGCGGCCCGCAACCTGGCGATCTCGATCGGCGTGCCGGTCGTACCGGCGACCGAGCCTCTGCCGGACGATCCGGAAGAGATCAAGCGACTGGCCGAGGAGATCGGCTATCCGGTCATGCTCAAGGCGTCCTGGGGCGGCGGCGGCCGCGGCATGCGGGCGATCCGCGACCCCAAGGACCTGATCCGCGAGGTGACCGAGGCCAAGCGCGAGGCCAAGGCCGCCTTCGGCAAGGACGAGGTCTATCTCGAAAAGCTGGTCGAGCGCGCCCGTCACGTCGAAAGCCAGGTCCTCGGCGACACGCACGGCAACGTCGTCCACCTTTTCGAGCGCGACTGCTCGATCCAGCGTCGCAACCAGAAGGTCGTGGAGCGGGCGCCGGCGCCCTATCTCGATGATGCGCAGCGCCAGGAACTCGCGGATTATTCGCTGAAGATCGCCCGGGCGACCAACTATATCGGCGCCGGCACCGTCGAGTATCTGATGGATTCCGACACCGGCAAGTTCTACTTCATCGAGGTCAATCCGCGCATCCAGGTCGAGCATACGGTCACCGAGGTTGTAACCGGCATCGATATCGTCAAGGCGCAGATCCACATCCTCGACGGCTTCGCCATCGGCGCGCCGGAATCGGGCGTGCCGCGCCAGGAGGACATCCGCCTCAACGGCCATGCGCTGCAGTGCCGCATCACCACGGAAGACCCGGAGCAGAATTTCATTCCGGATTATGGCCGCATCACCGCCTATCGCGGCGCCACCGGCTTCGGCATCCGCCTCGACGGCGGCACTGCCTATTCCGGGGCGGTGATCACCCGTTACTACGATCCGCTGCTCGAGAAGGTCACCGCCTGGGCGCCGAATCCGGGCGAAGCGATCCAGCGGATGATCCGTGCGCTGAGAGAATTCCGCATCCGCGGCGTGGCGACCAACCTCACCTTCCTCGAGGCTATCATCAGCCACCCGAAGTTCCAGGACAACAGCTATACGACGCGCTTCATCGACACGACGCCGGAATTGTTCCAGCAGGTCAAGCGCCAGGACCGCGCCACCAAGCTTCTCACCTACCTCGCCGACGTCACCGTCAACGGCCATCCGGAAGTCAAGGGCCGGCCGAAGCCCTCCGACGATATCGCCGCGCCGGTCGTGCCGTTCATCGGCGGCGAGGTGAAGCCCGGTACGAAGCAGCGCCTCGATCAGCTCGGTCCGAAGAAATTCGCCGAATGGGTGAAGACGCAGCCGGAGGTGCTGATCACCGACACGACGATGCGTGACGGCCACCAGTCGCTGCTCGCCACCCGCATGCGCACCTACGATATCGCCCGCATCGCCGGCACCTATGCGCGGGCGCTGCCGAGCCTCTTCTCGCTCGAATGCTGGGGCGGCGCGACCTTCGACGTCTCGATGCGCTTCCTGACAGAGGACCCGTGGGAGCGGCTGGCGATGGTGCGCGAAGGTGCGCCGAACCTGCTCCTGCAGATGCTTCTGCGCGGCGCCAACGGCGTCGGCTACAAGAACTATCCGGACAATGTCGTCAAATATTTCGTCCGCCAGGCCGCGAAAGGCGGCATCGACGTCTTCCGCGTCTTCGACTGCCTGAACTGGGTCGAGAACATGCGCGTCGCGATGGATGCGGTGGCCGAGGAGGACAGGATCTGCGAGGCGGCGATCTGCTATACCGGCGACATCCTCAATTCCGCCCGGCCGAAATACGACCTGAAATACTACACGGCGCTCGCCGCCGAACTGGAAAAGGCCGGCGCCCATATCATCGCCGTCAAGGACATGGCCGGGCTATTGAAGCCGGCCGCCGCCCGGGTGCTGTTCAAGGCGCTGAAGGAAGCGACCGATCTGCCGATCCATTTCCACACCCACGACACTTCGGGCATTGCGGCGGCCACCGTGCTCGCGGCGGTCGAATCCGGCGTCGACATCGTCGATGCGGCGATGGACGCGCTCTCCGGCAACACCTCTCAGCCCTGCCTCGGCTCGATCGTCGAGGCGCTGTCCGGCTCGGAGCGCGACCCGGGCCTCGATCCGGAATGGATCCGCCGCATCTCCTTCTATTGGGAGGCGGTACGCCATCAATATGCGGCCTTCGAAAGCGACCTCAAGGGACCGGCTTCGGAAGTCTATCTGCACGAGATGCCGGGCGGCCAATTCACCAATCTGAAGGAACAGGCCCGCTCGCTCGGCCTCGAGACCCGCTGGCACGAGGTGGCGCAGGCCTATGCCGACGCCAACCGGATGTTCGGCGATATCGTCAAGGTGACGCCGTCTTCCAAGGTCGTCGGCGACATGGCGCTGATGATGGTCTCCCAGGATCTGACGGTCGCCGATGTCGAGAATCCGGGCAAGGACATCGCCTTCCCGGAATCGGTCGTCTCCATGCTCAAGGGCGATCTCGGCCAACCGCCGGGCGGCTGGCCGGAGGCGCTGCAGAAGAAGGCGCTCAAGGGCGAAGAGCCCTATGACGCGCGTCCGGGCTCGCTGCTCGAAGACGCGGATCTCGACGCCGAGCGCAAGGGCATCGAGGAGAAGCTCGGCCGTGAGGTGACCGATTTCGAGTTCGCCTCCTACCTCATGTATCCGAAGGTCTTCACCGATTATGCGGTAGCCTGCGAAACCTACGGCCCGGTCAGCGTGCTGCCGACGCCCGCCTATTTCTACGGCATGGCGCCGGGTGAGGAACTCTTCGCCGACATCGAAAAGGGCAAGACGCTCGTCATCCTCAACCAGGCGCAGGGCGAGATCGACGAGAAGGGCATGGTCAAGATGTTCTTCGAATTGAACGGCCAGCCGCGTTCGATCAAGGTGCCGGATCGGGCGCACGGCGCCTCCGCCGCCATCCGCCGCAAGGCCGAGAGCGGCAACGCCGCCCATCTCGGCGCGCCGATGCCGGGCGTCATCTCGACCGTTGCCGTCGTCACCGGCCAACCGGTCAAGGCCGGCGACGTGCTCTTGTCGATCGAGGCGATGAAGATGGAGACGGCGCTGCACGCCGAAAAGGACGGCGTCGTTGCCGAGGTGCTCGTCAGGGCCGGCGACCAGATCGACGCCAAGGATCTGCTGGTCGTGTTCGGCGTGTGA